The region TTCCTTGGGATGCAGGTTCTCACTTTTCCTTCCGGCAGCAGCAATCTGTTCTGCGGCGCCCTTGAGTTGTTTCAGTAGTGATATCTCATCCATCTCTGATTTGAGGATATAGTCCAAAGCGCCCAGTTGAAAGGCCGTGCGGACAAACTGGAACTGATTGTCCGCACTGAGTATCAGCACCACCTGCATCAGATCTGATTCCCTCATCCTTTTCAGCATGGAAATTCCATCCATCACCGGCATATGGATATCCAGTAATACAATGTCGGTTTCCGGGTGATCTTTCAGAAACAGGAGTCCTTCTTCCCCATCTGAAGCAGCTCCGATAAATGAAAAACCGTGATTTTCCCAATCCAGAAAGGACTGAATCGAAGCCCGGACGAGGGGTTCATCTTCAACAATTAAAAGATTTATCATACAGGCTCCTGAATGTATTTCAATGGAAGGTTCATCGTTACGGATGCATAAAAACCTTCCAGGCTTTTTATCTTCAATCCATATTCCATTCCGAAATTCAATTGGATCCGGCGATGTACGCTGTTCATCCCCAGGGCTGTAAGGCCTTCATCCTCACCCTGAATCTCAGCCTTTTGCTTTTTAGTATCCATACCAATACCGTTGTCAGTCACCTTTAATACCAGGGTTTCATTCAGTCTGGAAGCCTGAATCAGAATGATTCCTTTTTTTCGCCGCTGTTGGAATCCATGGATAATTGAGTTTTCCACGATGGGCTGAAGGAGCATTTTCCGGAGCAGCGCCGAAGACAATTCTTCGGGAATCGAAAAGCGGAGATCTATAGGGTTACCAAAACGGACCTTCATGATATGAACATAGCTGGTGAGGCTCATTGTCTCGTCCTCGAGACGGTTGCAGTTTCCAATCCCTCTGAAACTGTCATTCACCAGTCTCATAAGAGAGGCTGTCATATTCTTAATATGCTCATCTTTGTTTATTACAGCCATCATCCGGATGGCGTTCAGGGTGTTGCCGATGAAGTGAGGGTTAATCTGATACTGCAAAGCCTGAAGTTCCAATCTGTTCTTTTCCTTTTCATGCTTTTCCTTTTCTTTAGTCAGAAGGCTGACCTGTTCAATCATGCTGTTAAAGGATAGCTGGAGATGTTGTATCTCATCCGGTCCGAACAACCTCATCCTGACTGTGTAGTCCCCCTGTTCAACGAGATCCATCTTCTCGGCCAGATTGTTTATAGGTGTAATGAGGTTATGGAAAAAAAGCATTGTGTAGAGGATGAAAATAAAGATAATCCCGGTCAAAATCAGATTAAAGATGAACCTGATTTTCAGTAAAGGAGATAGAAGGATTTTTCGCTCTGCTGCTTGAATGATATACCAGTCGGCCGAGGGTATTCTCGCAGAAGTCAGTACCCATTTCTTATTCTCCGGTTTCATCTCTTTCTGATACAGGATTTCCTGAGATGTCTCATCTGAACTATTCTTGAGAAGAATATTGCCGTCACGGTCTGTCAGAATAACCTTCCTTTCCTGGGGGTCCATTTTGTGGAGCTGCTTGAGGAGATCTACTCTGAATGCAAAAAGTACTGCGGTCACATTCTCACCGTAGGGCTTTTCTTCCGGATTCACTAGAAGAGACAGAATCGGTTCATTTTTCTCCTGATTCTCTCCGAATAAATGAAACAGGTCATTCTGTATTTTAATGACATTTCCTTTCTGTTCCACTTCAGTATAGGCAAGGCTGTCCAGCTGAATCGTCTCAGGCATTTTGTTCTGAGCAGGGTAGTTTTTAAATTGATAAGGATTCCTGTCCTTTACAAAGATATAGATGGAACCGATTTTATTTGTGTAGAGAAAAAGATTAGAGAGATGAAA is a window of Oceanispirochaeta sp. DNA encoding:
- a CDS encoding sensor histidine kinase; this translates as IDLSLKIHKLSLNYLLTFAFMVMLPFFLFGFFINYYYGRYLIESMENKMSETVHQFAQNLENEIIGVSILSSALVHNPDFLRACSGYNDASAPKEIYYYQEELDFHLSNLFLYTNKIGSIYIFVKDRNPYQFKNYPAQNKMPETIQLDSLAYTEVEQKGNVIKIQNDLFHLFGENQEKNEPILSLLVNPEEKPYGENVTAVLFAFRVDLLKQLHKMDPQERKVILTDRDGNILLKNSSDETSQEILYQKEMKPENKKWVLTSARIPSADWYIIQAAERKILLSPLLKIRFIFNLILTGIIFIFILYTMLFFHNLITPINNLAEKMDLVEQGDYTVRMRLFGPDEIQHLQLSFNSMIEQVSLLTKEKEKHEKEKNRLELQALQYQINPHFIGNTLNAIRMMAVINKDEHIKNMTASLMRLVNDSFRGIGNCNRLEDETMSLTSYVHIMKVRFGNPIDLRFSIPEELSSALLRKMLLQPIVENSIIHGFQQRRKKGIILIQASRLNETLVLKVTDNGIGMDTKKQKAEIQGEDEGLTALGMNSVHRRIQLNFGMEYGLKIKSLEGFYASVTMNLPLKYIQEPV